The sequence below is a genomic window from Flavobacterium sediminilitoris.
CTTCACTAGCCTCTACTGGTTCCCAAGGATATTCAAATGATGCATTTTGTGTAACTGACATTGTATTTAAGTCAACTAGAGCTAATGTTACTGTCGCTTTAGTTCTTTCATAAACTAAACCAGAAGCATCATATAAGTTTTCAGTAGCCACAGCCTGTAGCATTGCATACTGATCATTAATTTTTGTCCAACGTGGATTAGCAGTACCCATAACCGCCTGAACATCCGTATTTAAACTTAAAGAATAATCTTGTCCACCATTATAATTATATTTTGCTACTGCTCCTCCTCCATAATTTAAATTATATAATGTATTACCATCATTAGAAGCATAAACTCTAGCTGTTCTAGTAGATGGTACTTCAAACCCATAACCATTAAACGAAAAAGTTTTATTTGGATTCATCATGTCTTCAACCGTTACGCCTTGAGTATATGTTGCTGAATTACCTGTAGATCCTTGTCCTAAAACTAAATGATAGGTTTTATAAGCCGAATTATTAGTTGTTGGAGCTGAAGAAGAATCGTCATCACTACATGAAGTTATTGATATTGCTAAAGTTGATAGCAAACTTAATTGGAATAATTTTTTAAAATTGAAATTCATACTAATTATTTTAAATTATTTATAAAATTGAATATGTTAATTTTCCGTAAAAACCTCTACCTGGTTTTTGTAGAGCATAATTATCGAAAAGCTGTTTATTTAAAATATTTTTTGCATCTAAACTAAATGTTAACTTTTTATTTGGAAAAGTATAAGCAACTCCCATATCAAAAACATACTGTGTTGGAATTATTGTTTTTCCTGCGCCTCCTAAAGTATTACCATGCCTAAAAAATTCATGAACATATAATAAGTTAGTAAAAAAAGAGAATCTTGACTTGTCTTGAATTAAGTTCATTTTATCAAAACGTAAGTTATAATTCATTGTAAAATAAGGCGTATTGGATAATCGTTCATAAGAAGGAGTTATGGGTACTCCATTATTATTAAATGTTACATTATAATCGCGAGCATCAAAAATTGAAGTACTTGCATTAAAATATATCATCTTATTAAAATCATAGTTCATTTCAACATCAAAACCTTTGGTATAAATTTTTCCTACATTTCGATTTAAAAAAAACTCTTCAAAATTTCCAACTGGAAGTTGCATTATTAAATCTTGAGTATCTCTAATGAAGCTATTTATTGTAAAACCAAATGTGTGATTTTTAAACTGTACATTAGTTATTGAAAAACCTAAATTATAATTATTACTTTTTTCCGATTGTAATTCAGCTGCTGCATTTATATTTTCTGCAACATTTCCAAATACTTCTTCTGCCTCAGGCAAACGAACAGCTTTTTCTGCGGAACCAAAAACCATAAGGTTATTACTTATTAAATACGAAATAGCTCCTCCAAAACCAAAATCATCAGTTTTCGTATTATTTTCTTTTAAAAGAAGTGTAGAATTTGATTGATTTCCTGTACGAGTTCTAATTTTTGATGTGCGATCCATCAAATAATATTTAGTAAACACATTTGTTTTTAACTTATCCTCAAAAAAATTATTTTCAACAGAAAATGACAATACATTTTTCATATATTCCCTCTGTTCTTTCAAACTATTTTCAGCTATAGAAAGTCTTGGATCATCTGAATTTCTAGTAAATCTATTTAATAAATGATTTAATTGTATTTTATTCTGATTACTAAAATTATATGTAAAATTAGTTCGAGTATTAATTGCTTTATCAATATCTTTTTGAAGTGTAGGCCTACCTGCTTCAGCCCCTGACGCCCAAGAATCAGGGTTTCCAAAATAATACGTTGGATGTCCTAACCAGCTATATTGAGTAGCTATAGTGTCAATTGTTTTTCTGTTAAGTTTTGAATAAGAAATAAAAGTACTTACATCAAAGTTTTCAAAAACATTCTTTTTTGCATAATCTAAACTAAGCATATTAGTGTTTTGAGTATAGTGTCTATTTCCATAAACTACTTCCATAGTAGCTCCTGTTTGTACTTGCTTATCCATATGAGAAAGCAATGTTCCAAACATAAGTTTATCAGCCCATTTTACATCTGTATATCCAAATTCGGCTTTAGCTCCTTGTGAGCGATATCTATCATGAAATCTCTTTGCTTCAATATATACATCAGGTGTTCCTGGAGAAAGTTGAACTGCAACCTGATCACCCCAAACTTTATAATCGTTATCTGCATAATTCAAAAAAGCAGCTCCTTTAACAGTTAAGCCATTTTTATTATTTCTATGAGCTCCATTTGCATCAATTCTATATGTTCCGAATGAACCAGCAGAAGTAGAAACTGTTAAATTATTTTTTAAACTCGTGTTCAAAACAATGTTAATAGCTCCACCCATAGCATCATCTGATAAATGAGCTGGCACCACACCTTTATAAACTTCAATACGTTTAATCATAGATGGTGGAATACTATTTAATGAAAATGAAGGTCCAAAATTTCGAATAGGAACTCCATCTATAAAAATTTTAACTGAATTTCCAGACATTCCATTCAAGATGTAGTTTGTACGTGATCCCAAACCTCCTGATTGTCTAACTCTAATACCAGCACTTTGGTCTAAAAGCTCATTTACTTGAATAGATTGTAAAGCTGCTTTTTCAGTTTCAATTATGTTAACTGCGAATCCTTTTTCTTCAATCTTCCTTTTATATGATTTTGATTGTAGTTCTACTTCATTTAATTGTTGAATTTCTGTAGCCTCTAAAGTAATATTAACTTCTTCTATTCCTTTATCAATAGTTATTTGTATACTTTTTGGCTTTGCATCAAGAGATTGAATTTTTAATTCATAAACACCATAAGGTATTTTATTTATTTCATAATGACCATCAATATCTGTTACTGTTTCTTTTATTATTGAATTTCCTGTTAATATAATATGAGCTCCAATAACAATTTCACTTGTATTAAGAATTACTTCACCTTTTAAAAAGCCACTAGAGTTGTTTTGAGAAAATAACGGTAAGCAGAAGATTACACTAAAAATTATAAATAATTTATTATAGAATAGCATTGTAATTTATTTTCTACAAATATATTTATTTAGATTTAATTAAAATAATGTAATTTCACTTTTTGCATTAAAAGTAATTAGCACTTATTTTTATAAAAATATCTCTTCTTTTTATAAAAATAAGTGCTAATTATTTAAAATTTTATATTTAAAATTTCCAATCAAACTCATCGCTGTTATTAAAAACAGCTCCTATCTCTATTTTAAAAACTTCATTATAATCAACATTTACGAAAATCCAATTATCTTCAAAGAAGTAATTTTCAGTTCCATCAACTATTTCAGTTTCATATTGAGTCATTTTATTATTTGAAAATAATACTTTAACATCTTTCCATTTTTGACCAATTATTTTTTGACCAAATAATTCTAGATTCTGATGTATTGAAGTAATATATCCCAATCTCAATTCTTCTTCATCATAAAAGGTTAACCTCATTTTATGTTCATCATAAACATATACAACATTCTCTTCTTCATCAATATATTGTTTACTTGGTCTACCATATATTGCTTCTACATCTTTTTGTTTCATACCAAAAAGAAGCTTATCAATACCAAATTTTAATTTAATTTCCATAATTTTTAATTTTAAATAAAAAACCACCTCGTAAAAACGGGTGGTTTAAAAATACTATTTTTATAAAAACATTTAAACTATTATAATTTAAAACGTTTTCTATCATTCTCATTTAAATAAATCTTACGTAAACGTAATGATTTAGGTGTTACTTCAACATATTCATCTTTTTGAATATATTCTAATGCTTCTTCTAATGAGAATTTGATTGCAGGAATAATTCTTGCTTTATCATCAGCTCCAGAAGAACGTACGTTAGAAAGTTTTTTCGTTTTAGTAACATTTACAGTCATATCATCGCTACGAGTGTTTTCTCCAATAACTTGACCTTCATAAATATCTTCATTAGGATCAACAAAGAATTTACCTCTATCTTGTAATTTATCAATAGAATAAGGAATTGCTTTTCCGTTTTCCATAGAGATTAAAGATCCATTATTACGTCCAGGAATTTCTCCTTTAAATGGTTCGTATCCTATAAAACGGTGTGCCATAATAGCCTCACCAGCAGTAGCAGTAAGCAATTGATTACGTAATCCGATAATTCCACGAGATGGAATATTAAATTTCACAACCATACGCTCTCCTTTACCTTCCATACTTAACATTTCTCCTTTACGAATAGAAACAAATTCTACCGCTCTTCCAGATAAATTTTCTGGTAAATCAATTGTTAATTCTTCAATTGGTTCACATTTTACACCATCAATTTCTTTGATAATAACTTGTGGTTGTCCAATTTGTAATTCATATCCTTCTCTTCTCATTGTTTCAATAAGAACTGATAAGTGAAGTACTCCACGTCCAAAAACCATAAATTTATCAGCAGAATCTGTTTCACCTACTTTTAAAGCAAGGTTTTTCTCTAATTCTTTAGTTAATCTATCTTTAATATGACGAGATGTTACAAATTTCCCTTCTTTACCAAAGAAAGGAGAATCATTAATTGTAAACAACATACTCATTGTTGGCTCATCAATAGCAATTGTTTGTAATGCCTCTGGGTTTTCAAAATCAGCGATAGTATCACCAATTTCAAATCCTTCAACACCTACAATTGCACAAATATCTCCAGCAACTACTTCTTCTACTTTTCTACGTCCAAGTCCTTCAAAAGTATGTAATTCTTTAATTCTAGATTTAATAACTTTCCCATCTCTTTTTACTAATGAAATAGGCATTCCTTCTCTTAAGATACCTCTTTCTAAACGTCCAATAGCGATACGTCCTGTAAAACTAGAAAAGTCTAAAGATGTAATTAACATTTGAGGAGTTCCTTCTGACACTTTTGGTGCAGGAACATTCTCAATAACCATATCTAAAAGTGGTTCAATATTAGTAGTTTGATTTTTCCAATCATCAGACATCCAATTGTTTTTAGCAGAACCATAAACTGTTGGGAAATCTAATTGTTCTTCTGTAGCTCCTAATTCAAACATTAAGTCAAAAACTTTTTCATGAACCTCCTCTGGAGTACAATTTTCTTTATCAACTTTATTAATTACTACACAAGGTTTTAATCCTAAATCAATAGCCTTTTGAAGTACAAAACGAGTTTGGGGCATAGGACCTTCAAATGCATCTACTAAAAGACATACACCATCAGCCATGTTTAATACTCTCTCTACTTCACCACCAAAATCCGCGTGACCTGGAGTATCAATAATGTTAATCTTAGTACCTTTGTAGGTAACTGACACATTTTTAGATGTGATAGTAATTCCTCTTTCACGCTCTAAATCATTGTTATCCAATATCAAGTCTCCTGTGTTTTCGTTTTCACGAAACAGTTGACAGTGATACATAATTTTGTCAACCAAAGTTGTCTTTCCGTGGTCAACGTGTGCAATAATTGCAATGTTTCTAATTGGTGTCATGCTATATTTTTTTCAAGGTGCAAAAGTAAACTTTATTTTTGGATAAAACACTATATAATAATTAACTAAATTGTTATATCCTCATTTTTATTCATAAAAAAAGCTCTCATAAAGAGAGCTTTGTAATATTTTATCAAGATTAGCTATTATAAAGAAGCTACGAATCTTGTTAATTTTGATTTTAAGTTTGAAGCTTTATTAGAATGAATAATATTCTTTTTTGCTAATTTATCAATCATTGAAATAACTAATGGTAATTTAGCAACAGCATCATTTTTATCAGTAGCTAAACGTAGTGCTTTTATAGCATTACGAGTAGTTTTATGCTGATATCTATTTAAAACTCTTCTTTTTTCGTTACTTCTAATTCTTTTTAAAGCTGACTTATGATTTGCCATTTTGTTTCTTTTTAAGTGTAATAATTATTATAAACTACTAGTTAAAAAAGAAAAACCTCCCACAATTGTGTAAACAATCACTTTGGTTTTAACTAATAAAATAAAAATTTGAGACACTGAACTTTTATTTTATAAAACTTAATTTGTAGCCCGTAGGGGAATCGAACCCCTCTTACCAGGATGAAAACCTGGCGTCCTAACCGATAGACGAACGGGCCATTGAGATTTTGTAGTCCGTACGGGAATCGAACCCGTGTTACCAGGATGAAAACCTGGCGTCCTAACCCCTAGACGAACGGACCATTTGTTTCTCTAATGCGGATGCAAAAATACAACAATTTTTTATTCTTGCAATAGTGAAGCAAACTTTTTTTATTTTTTTTTCATTTTTCTTAATATGCCTTAGCAAAAAGTACTCTTCCAACAGACGGATTCCCAGTAAACACGCAGCTTCCAGCCTCTTCTACCCTATCTAAAGGAATACATCTTATTGTTGCTTTTGTTAAGTCTTTTATCTTCTCTTCTGTTTCTGAAGTACCATCCCAATGAGCCGAAATAAAGCCTCCTTTTGACTCCAAAACAGTCTTAAATTCTTCAAAATCATTTACTTCTGTCGTATGCTCTGTTCGATAATCAATTGCTTTGTTAAATAATTCCTCTTGAATTTGATTTAATTTATTTTTTATAAAATTCTCAATTCCATCCTTAGAAACTACTTCTTTTGTAAGAATATCCCTTCTTGCAACCTCATAAGTTCCGTTTTCTAAATCCTTTGGACCAATCGCAATTCTCAATGGAACTCCTTTTAATTCCCATTCTGCAAATTTAAATCCTGGTTTATGAGTTGTTCTATCATCATATTTAACAGAAATACCTAATTTTCTCAAAGAAACAACTAATTCATCAACTTGATCAGAAATAGCTTTTAACTGTTCATCTGTTTTATGTATTGGCACAATTACAACTTGAATAGGCGCTAAGTTAGGTGGTAAAACCAAACCATTATCATCTGAATGTGTCATTACTAAAGCTCCCATTAATCTGGTCGAGACACCCCAAGAAGTTCCCCAAACATACTCTTGCTTTCCTTCTTGATTTGCAAATTTAACATCAAATGCTTTTGCAAAATTTTGACCTAAAAAGTGAGATGTTCCTGCTTGTAGCGCTTTTCCATCTTGCATTAATGCTTCAATACAATATGTCTCTTCTGCTCCTGCAAATCGCTCAGATTCTGTTTTAAGCCCTTTAACAACTGGAATAGCCATGAAGTTCTGAACAAAATCCGCATATACATTCATCATTCTTTCCGATTCTTCAATAGCTTCTACTTTGGTTGCATGTGCAGTATGTCCTTCTTGCCACAAAAATTCGGCAGTTCTTAAGAATAATCGTGTACGCATTTCCCAACGAACAACATTTGCCCATTGATTAATTAATAATGGCAAATCTCTATATGATTGTACCCATCCTTTATATGTACTCCATATAATTGCTTCACTTGTTGGACGAACAATCAATTCTTCTTCTAGTTTCGCTTTTGGATCAACTATTAATTTTCCTTTATTATCTGGATCGTTTGTTAATCTATAGTGCGTTACAATAGCACACTCTTTTGCAAATCCTTCCGCATTTTTTTCTTCTGCTTCAAACATGCTCTTGGGTACAAAAAGAGGAAAATAAGCATTACTATGTCCTGTTTCTTTAAACATTCTATCTAATTCTGCTTGCATTTTTTCCCAAATTGCATAACCATATGGTTTGATTACCATACATCCTCTTACTCCTGAATTCTCAGCTAAATCGGCTTTAACTACTAATTCATTATACCACTTTGAGTAATCTTCTTCTCTTTTTGTTAAGTTTTTGCTCATTTATAAGGTTTTGGCATAAAAATTGTTTATATTTATTTTAACTAAATAGTTCCACAAAACTAACTATTTTTGTAATGTCCAACAATAAAAAAAAGAGTTATGAAAGCTAATCTATCCTT
It includes:
- a CDS encoding TonB-dependent receptor, whose translation is MLFYNKLFIIFSVIFCLPLFSQNNSSGFLKGEVILNTSEIVIGAHIILTGNSIIKETVTDIDGHYEINKIPYGVYELKIQSLDAKPKSIQITIDKGIEEVNITLEATEIQQLNEVELQSKSYKRKIEEKGFAVNIIETEKAALQSIQVNELLDQSAGIRVRQSGGLGSRTNYILNGMSGNSVKIFIDGVPIRNFGPSFSLNSIPPSMIKRIEVYKGVVPAHLSDDAMGGAINIVLNTSLKNNLTVSTSAGSFGTYRIDANGAHRNNKNGLTVKGAAFLNYADNDYKVWGDQVAVQLSPGTPDVYIEAKRFHDRYRSQGAKAEFGYTDVKWADKLMFGTLLSHMDKQVQTGATMEVVYGNRHYTQNTNMLSLDYAKKNVFENFDVSTFISYSKLNRKTIDTIATQYSWLGHPTYYFGNPDSWASGAEAGRPTLQKDIDKAINTRTNFTYNFSNQNKIQLNHLLNRFTRNSDDPRLSIAENSLKEQREYMKNVLSFSVENNFFEDKLKTNVFTKYYLMDRTSKIRTRTGNQSNSTLLLKENNTKTDDFGFGGAISYLISNNLMVFGSAEKAVRLPEAEEVFGNVAENINAAAELQSEKSNNYNLGFSITNVQFKNHTFGFTINSFIRDTQDLIMQLPVGNFEEFFLNRNVGKIYTKGFDVEMNYDFNKMIYFNASTSIFDARDYNVTFNNNGVPITPSYERLSNTPYFTMNYNLRFDKMNLIQDKSRFSFFTNLLYVHEFFRHGNTLGGAGKTIIPTQYVFDMGVAYTFPNKKLTFSLDAKNILNKQLFDNYALQKPGRGFYGKLTYSIL
- the typA gene encoding translational GTPase TypA; this translates as MTPIRNIAIIAHVDHGKTTLVDKIMYHCQLFRENENTGDLILDNNDLERERGITITSKNVSVTYKGTKINIIDTPGHADFGGEVERVLNMADGVCLLVDAFEGPMPQTRFVLQKAIDLGLKPCVVINKVDKENCTPEEVHEKVFDLMFELGATEEQLDFPTVYGSAKNNWMSDDWKNQTTNIEPLLDMVIENVPAPKVSEGTPQMLITSLDFSSFTGRIAIGRLERGILREGMPISLVKRDGKVIKSRIKELHTFEGLGRRKVEEVVAGDICAIVGVEGFEIGDTIADFENPEALQTIAIDEPTMSMLFTINDSPFFGKEGKFVTSRHIKDRLTKELEKNLALKVGETDSADKFMVFGRGVLHLSVLIETMRREGYELQIGQPQVIIKEIDGVKCEPIEELTIDLPENLSGRAVEFVSIRKGEMLSMEGKGERMVVKFNIPSRGIIGLRNQLLTATAGEAIMAHRFIGYEPFKGEIPGRNNGSLISMENGKAIPYSIDKLQDRGKFFVDPNEDIYEGQVIGENTRSDDMTVNVTKTKKLSNVRSSGADDKARIIPAIKFSLEEALEYIQKDEYVEVTPKSLRLRKIYLNENDRKRFKL
- the rpsT gene encoding 30S ribosomal protein S20 is translated as MANHKSALKRIRSNEKRRVLNRYQHKTTRNAIKALRLATDKNDAVAKLPLVISMIDKLAKKNIIHSNKASNLKSKLTRFVASL
- the proS gene encoding proline--tRNA ligase codes for the protein MSKNLTKREEDYSKWYNELVVKADLAENSGVRGCMVIKPYGYAIWEKMQAELDRMFKETGHSNAYFPLFVPKSMFEAEEKNAEGFAKECAIVTHYRLTNDPDNKGKLIVDPKAKLEEELIVRPTSEAIIWSTYKGWVQSYRDLPLLINQWANVVRWEMRTRLFLRTAEFLWQEGHTAHATKVEAIEESERMMNVYADFVQNFMAIPVVKGLKTESERFAGAEETYCIEALMQDGKALQAGTSHFLGQNFAKAFDVKFANQEGKQEYVWGTSWGVSTRLMGALVMTHSDDNGLVLPPNLAPIQVVIVPIHKTDEQLKAISDQVDELVVSLRKLGISVKYDDRTTHKPGFKFAEWELKGVPLRIAIGPKDLENGTYEVARRDILTKEVVSKDGIENFIKNKLNQIQEELFNKAIDYRTEHTTEVNDFEEFKTVLESKGGFISAHWDGTSETEEKIKDLTKATIRCIPLDRVEEAGSCVFTGNPSVGRVLFAKAY